The following are from one region of the Candidatus Obscuribacterales bacterium genome:
- a CDS encoding SDR family oxidoreductase: MAVYVITGANRGIGYEYCRQLKQRGDTAIAVCRTPSNELKQLGVQVETGIDITSDRSVADLTDRLDGLGIDVLINNAGILQRNTLENLDFESIRQQFEVNALGTLRVTQALLPNLHSGSKVIIMTSRMGSIADNTSGGSYGYRMSKVAVSMAGKSLSHDLKPRGIAVGILHPGLVSTRMTGFTSGGITPETSVNGLLERIDALTLETTGTFWHANGEVLPW, translated from the coding sequence CGTCATCACGGGAGCAAATCGCGGCATCGGCTATGAATATTGCCGTCAACTCAAACAGCGGGGCGATACAGCGATCGCCGTTTGTCGTACACCATCGAATGAGCTGAAGCAGCTAGGTGTTCAGGTCGAAACCGGCATCGATATCACCTCTGACCGATCGGTGGCCGATCTAACCGATCGCTTAGATGGCCTTGGGATTGATGTGTTGATCAACAATGCCGGTATTTTGCAGCGCAATACCCTAGAAAATCTAGATTTCGAGAGTATTCGCCAGCAGTTTGAAGTGAATGCCTTGGGCACCCTGCGGGTTACCCAAGCTCTTTTGCCCAATCTTCACAGCGGCTCCAAGGTGATCATCATGACCAGTCGCATGGGATCGATCGCCGATAATACTTCCGGTGGTTCCTATGGCTATCGCATGTCGAAAGTTGCCGTATCTATGGCAGGCAAATCCTTATCCCACGATCTAAAACCCCGTGGCATTGCGGTAGGCATCCTCCATCCAGGGCTCGTGAGCACCCGCATGACCGGCTTTACCTCCGGTGGCATTACGCCCGAAACATCTGTGAATGGCTTGTTAGAACGCATTGACGCGCTAACGCTGGAAACAACCGGCACCTTTTGGCACGCCAATGGCGAGGTGCTTCCCTGGTAA